From a region of the Fischerella sp. JS2 genome:
- the abc-f gene encoding ribosomal protection-like ABC-F family protein, whose product MQKKPILLAENLSYELRANRTLFQGIHLNLEQGDRIALIGSNGVGKSTLLKILSGEIAPTTGSISRHGVIYYLPQISAIREKVKIDAVINFLSNISEEWWQIEEILQVKFNTIVDLSLPLVNLSGGELTKLFLAIGLSQQPNLLLLDEPTNHMDLDALLSLSNFLNEFKGAFVIISHKPFFLDQVVDTVWELTSNGMKVYGGNFSLYREHKQMELEAALRTHEVARKELKRAQAAALQEQKRAARSHRKGQLRSSSMPKIFAGGLKRKAEVTAGNAKKKHEAAVDKATQKFTETKVKTTKATNIQIEEKSQKRKNLIDIQGANLWVSNRLLIKNIQLHISSSDRIAIAGANGSGKSSLAKAILNNGKFSFSTSSHQAFLESGEILLAPGMKVVYLDQTYELVNRDQTILENMQAAHPNLSYQLLRQQLGHFLFKYDNVNKSALVLSGGELARLAIAISSVSKIDLLILDEPTNNLDIESVEQMVQAINEYQGAVWAISHDLDFLTRININKAFRLTQQALQMTTYLPHQRQEFYQELLDQS is encoded by the coding sequence ATGCAGAAAAAACCGATACTTTTAGCTGAAAATTTAAGTTACGAACTTAGAGCCAATAGAACTTTGTTCCAAGGAATTCACTTAAATCTTGAACAAGGCGATCGCATTGCTTTAATTGGTTCTAATGGTGTAGGGAAATCAACACTTTTAAAGATTCTTTCTGGTGAAATTGCTCCTACTACTGGTTCTATCTCACGTCATGGTGTGATTTATTACTTGCCACAAATTAGTGCAATTCGAGAGAAAGTCAAAATAGATGCAGTCATTAATTTCTTGAGTAATATATCTGAGGAATGGTGGCAAATTGAAGAAATTTTACAGGTAAAATTCAATACAATTGTTGATTTATCTCTACCGTTAGTTAATTTAAGCGGTGGGGAACTTACAAAATTATTTCTGGCAATTGGTTTATCTCAACAGCCCAATCTACTTTTGTTGGATGAACCAACAAATCACATGGATCTTGACGCACTCTTGAGCTTGAGTAATTTCCTGAATGAATTTAAGGGTGCCTTTGTAATTATCTCTCATAAACCCTTTTTTCTAGATCAAGTAGTGGATACTGTTTGGGAACTTACATCCAATGGGATGAAAGTGTATGGAGGTAATTTTTCTCTCTATCGAGAGCACAAACAAATGGAATTAGAAGCAGCGTTGAGAACGCATGAAGTTGCCAGAAAAGAACTAAAACGCGCTCAAGCCGCAGCTTTGCAAGAACAAAAACGAGCAGCGCGATCGCATCGCAAAGGACAACTTCGTAGTAGTAGTATGCCCAAAATTTTTGCAGGAGGACTGAAACGAAAAGCTGAGGTGACAGCAGGTAATGCCAAAAAGAAACATGAAGCCGCAGTTGACAAAGCAACTCAAAAATTCACAGAAACAAAAGTTAAGACAACGAAGGCGACGAATATTCAAATAGAAGAGAAAAGCCAAAAACGCAAAAATCTTATTGATATTCAAGGTGCAAATCTGTGGGTGTCAAATCGCCTATTAATTAAAAACATCCAATTGCATATCTCTTCTAGTGATAGAATTGCGATCGCTGGTGCTAATGGTTCTGGCAAATCGAGTTTGGCCAAGGCGATTTTAAACAATGGAAAATTTTCTTTTTCCACGTCTTCACATCAAGCATTTCTAGAATCGGGAGAAATTTTACTGGCTCCTGGCATGAAAGTTGTGTATTTGGATCAAACATACGAACTTGTCAACCGGGATCAAACTATCCTCGAAAACATGCAAGCTGCTCATCCTAATCTCAGTTATCAGCTTTTGCGCCAACAACTGGGACATTTTCTATTTAAGTACGATAATGTAAATAAATCCGCATTGGTGTTAAGTGGTGGCGAGTTAGCAAGGTTAGCAATTGCCATAAGCAGTGTTTCAAAAATTGACCTGCTAATTCTTGATGAGCCAACCAATAACCTCGATATAGAAAGCGTCGAGCAAATGGTACAAGCTATTAATGAATATCAGGGTGCAGTTTGGGCTATTTCCCATGATTTAGATTTTCTCACCCGGATCAACATCAATAAAGCTTTTCGGTTGACTCAACAAGCTTTGCAAATGACTACATATCTGCCACATCAAAGACAGGAATTTTATCAGGAATTACTTGATCAAAGCTAA
- a CDS encoding LysR family transcriptional regulator, translating to MKSSLAEFRQKDSLSKSITLDQLQVFEAAARHCSFTRAAEELFVTQPTVSMQVKHLAQAVGMPLFEQVGKRIYLTQAGQEVLHTCREILQCLDRLETTIFDLQGMRQGRLRLAAVTTTKYFLPKLLKPFCQLYPGVKLSLEFTNHEALLARMHDNLDDLYIMSCPPNREDIEVRPFLANPLVAIAPATHPFANQRNLSLKAFAEEPLIVREEGSGTRMIVEQFFKQHEIDLQINIALGSNEAIQQAVIDGLGVSIISMHTLNCAEVRNHLAILDVDNFPIHRQWQIIFPKKKQLPITASTFLEYLLKEGQRFSANKENPMQVVEALWI from the coding sequence ATGAAAAGTTCTTTGGCAGAATTTAGACAAAAGGATAGCCTCTCAAAATCTATTACTCTCGATCAGTTGCAGGTATTTGAAGCAGCTGCGAGACACTGTAGCTTTACTCGTGCTGCCGAAGAGTTGTTTGTTACCCAACCAACAGTATCAATGCAGGTCAAGCATCTTGCACAGGCTGTTGGTATGCCCCTGTTTGAACAAGTGGGTAAGCGTATCTACTTGACCCAAGCAGGTCAAGAAGTTTTGCATACTTGCCGGGAGATATTGCAGTGTCTAGATCGCCTAGAAACAACCATTTTTGACTTACAGGGGATGAGACAGGGACGACTGCGATTAGCAGCAGTGACTACAACAAAGTATTTCCTGCCTAAACTACTGAAGCCTTTTTGTCAACTCTACCCTGGTGTGAAATTGTCTTTGGAGTTTACCAATCATGAAGCGCTGTTGGCACGAATGCATGACAACCTTGATGACTTGTATATCATGAGTTGTCCACCGAATAGAGAAGACATAGAGGTAAGGCCGTTTTTAGCTAATCCCCTTGTAGCAATCGCTCCTGCAACTCATCCTTTTGCTAACCAACGCAATTTATCCCTAAAAGCTTTTGCTGAGGAACCCTTAATCGTGCGCGAAGAAGGTTCAGGAACCCGCATGATAGTAGAACAATTTTTCAAACAACACGAAATAGACTTGCAAATTAACATAGCACTAGGCAGCAATGAAGCAATTCAGCAAGCTGTAATTGATGGTTTGGGAGTTTCGATCATATCTATGCACACCCTTAACTGTGCAGAAGTCAGAAACCATCTAGCAATATTAGATGTTGATAATTTCCCAATTCATCGTCAATGGCAGATCATCTTTCCTAAGAAAAAACAGCTACCAATAACTGCTAGTACTTTTCTTGAGTATTTGCTCAAAGAAGGTCAAAGATTTTCTGCTAACAAAGAAAACCCAATGCAAGTAGTTGAAGCTTTATGGATATAG
- a CDS encoding DUF6825 family protein, whose protein sequence is MSNPLVQAFFVGRAVAEVMTERLENALTDALSEVGKLDAELREQLRQFTDEVMERANRAADVVDTGESTGFGQTGTNPVDLQAMIDELRAEIAFLRTELQRYRSSRNS, encoded by the coding sequence ATGAGTAACCCCCTGGTACAAGCTTTTTTTGTAGGTAGAGCAGTAGCTGAAGTCATGACAGAACGTCTGGAAAACGCTTTGACTGACGCTTTGAGCGAAGTAGGTAAGCTTGATGCGGAACTCAGAGAGCAGCTACGCCAGTTCACAGACGAAGTGATGGAACGAGCTAATCGAGCCGCCGATGTTGTTGACACAGGTGAAAGCACTGGATTTGGTCAAACAGGTACTAATCCTGTAGATTTGCAAGCCATGATTGATGAACTGCGGGCAGAAATTGCCTTTTTGCGAACAGAATTACAACGTTATCGTAGCAGTAGAAATAGTTAG
- a CDS encoding AarF/ABC1/UbiB kinase family protein, translated as MEKGYTDKAYRWNRENYSSRRRFVDIWSFVLTLLYRLWLYNKSWSYAGGVTEAKQAARRKVLAVWIRNTLLDLGPTFIKVGQLFSTRADIFPSEYVEELSKLQDKVPAFNYQQVETIIEQELGKKIPDLFASFEPIPLAAASLGQVHKAVLRSGEAVVVKVQRPGLKKLFEIDLKILKGIARYFQNHPNWGKGRDWLGIYEECCRILWEEIDYLNEGRNADTFRRNFRAYEWVKVPRVYWRYTSSRVLTLEYVPGIKISQYEAIEAAGLDRKQIARQGAQAYLLQLLDNGFFHADPHPGNIAVSPDGALIFYDFGMMGRIKSNVREGLMETLFGIASKDGDRVVQSLINLGALAPVEDMGPVRRSVQYMLDNFMDKPFENQSVAAISDDLYEIAYDQPFRFPATFTFVMRAFSTLEGVGKGLDPEFNFMEVAQPYAMQLMTNMNGSNGNSFLNELSRQAAQVSSTALGLPRRLEDTLEKLERGDVRLRVRSIETERLLRRQSNIQLGIAYALIISAFTLSATILFVNNYFWQAVFIGLLATAVLWLLIRLLMRLDRYDRMY; from the coding sequence ATGGAAAAAGGTTATACAGATAAGGCATACCGTTGGAATCGCGAAAACTACTCGAGTAGACGGCGGTTTGTAGACATTTGGTCATTTGTATTGACCTTATTGTATAGACTCTGGCTCTACAACAAATCTTGGAGTTATGCTGGTGGAGTTACTGAAGCCAAGCAAGCTGCTAGACGCAAAGTGTTAGCAGTGTGGATTCGTAATACTCTGCTGGATTTAGGACCGACCTTTATTAAAGTTGGGCAACTTTTTTCTACACGTGCGGATATTTTTCCTAGCGAATATGTAGAAGAATTGTCAAAATTACAAGACAAAGTGCCTGCTTTTAATTACCAGCAAGTAGAAACGATTATTGAGCAAGAGTTGGGTAAAAAGATACCGGATCTCTTTGCCAGTTTTGAGCCAATTCCTCTAGCTGCTGCTAGCTTAGGACAGGTACACAAAGCAGTTTTGCGCTCAGGTGAAGCTGTCGTTGTGAAAGTGCAACGTCCAGGATTAAAAAAGCTATTTGAAATTGATTTAAAAATTCTTAAAGGTATAGCTCGTTACTTCCAAAATCATCCAAACTGGGGTAAGGGGCGGGATTGGCTCGGAATTTATGAAGAGTGTTGCCGTATTCTTTGGGAAGAGATTGATTATCTCAACGAAGGACGCAATGCTGATACTTTCCGTCGCAATTTTCGCGCTTACGAATGGGTAAAAGTACCGCGTGTTTATTGGCGCTATACTTCCTCGCGAGTTTTAACTTTAGAATACGTTCCTGGGATCAAAATTAGTCAATACGAAGCTATTGAAGCTGCGGGTTTAGATCGCAAGCAAATTGCTCGTCAGGGGGCTCAAGCCTATCTACTTCAGCTACTTGATAATGGTTTTTTCCATGCTGATCCACATCCTGGCAATATCGCTGTTAGTCCAGATGGTGCTTTAATTTTCTATGATTTTGGCATGATGGGACGCATCAAGTCCAACGTGCGAGAAGGACTGATGGAAACGCTATTTGGCATTGCTTCTAAAGATGGCGATCGCGTTGTCCAGTCTTTGATCAATTTGGGCGCATTAGCACCTGTAGAAGATATGGGCCCTGTACGGCGTTCTGTCCAGTACATGCTGGATAATTTCATGGATAAGCCTTTTGAAAATCAGTCCGTAGCAGCAATTAGTGACGATTTATATGAGATAGCTTATGATCAGCCTTTTAGGTTTCCAGCTACATTCACTTTTGTGATGCGCGCCTTCTCGACTTTAGAGGGTGTAGGTAAAGGCTTAGACCCGGAATTTAATTTTATGGAAGTTGCCCAACCATATGCAATGCAGCTTATGACAAATATGAATGGTTCCAACGGCAATAGCTTTTTAAATGAACTAAGTCGGCAAGCTGCCCAAGTTAGTAGCACAGCACTTGGACTCCCCCGGAGACTGGAAGATACACTAGAAAAACTTGAGCGTGGAGATGTACGCCTACGTGTCCGGTCTATTGAAACAGAGCGTCTATTACGTCGGCAGAGTAATATTCAACTTGGCATAGCTTACGCGTTAATAATCAGTGCTTTTACACTTTCAGCAACTATCTTATTTGTAAATAATTATTTTTGGCAGGCAGTTTTTATTGGTTTGCTCGCAACCGCAGTATTATGGTTGCTAATTAGACTGCTAATGCGTCTTGACCGTTATGACCGTATGTATTAA
- a CDS encoding Stp1/IreP family PP2C-type Ser/Thr phosphatase: protein MKLRFTGISDPGLIRSNNQDAYYIDPEGRFFIVADGMGGHAGGEQASHIAAQEVKKYLVDSWNSSKTSAQLLEDALWQANQAILQDQENHPERSDMGTTAVVVIFRPGEPPWCAHVGDSRLYRFRDSQLQQITEDHTWVARAIKMGDITPDEARIHPFRHVLSCCLGREDLHQIDLQQLDVKSGDRLLLCSDGLTEELVDEKIASYLQESLLVEKTAIALVEAAKKEGGHDNITVVIIALE from the coding sequence ATGAAACTTCGTTTTACCGGAATTAGTGATCCGGGACTTATTCGTTCTAATAATCAAGATGCTTACTATATTGACCCAGAAGGGCGCTTTTTCATAGTTGCTGATGGCATGGGCGGTCATGCAGGAGGTGAACAGGCAAGTCACATTGCTGCACAAGAAGTGAAAAAGTATTTGGTTGACAGTTGGAATTCTTCCAAAACCTCAGCGCAGTTGTTAGAGGATGCTCTTTGGCAGGCAAATCAAGCTATCTTACAGGATCAGGAAAATCATCCAGAACGATCTGATATGGGAACAACAGCTGTGGTAGTGATTTTCCGCCCTGGAGAACCTCCTTGGTGCGCCCATGTTGGTGACTCTAGGCTATATCGCTTCCGAGATTCCCAATTGCAACAAATTACTGAAGATCACACCTGGGTAGCACGTGCCATCAAAATGGGTGATATCACACCAGATGAGGCACGGATTCATCCTTTCCGTCATGTCTTGTCTTGTTGTTTAGGACGTGAAGACCTGCATCAAATTGATTTACAACAACTTGATGTGAAAAGTGGTGATCGCTTGCTGTTATGTAGCGATGGACTCACAGAAGAACTAGTGGATGAAAAGATTGCTTCCTACCTTCAAGAAAGCCTGCTTGTGGAAAAAACTGCGATCGCCCTTGTTGAAGCTGCTAAAAAAGAAGGTGGACACGATAACATCACTGTTGTCATTATTGCTTTGGAATAA
- a CDS encoding NblA/ycf18 family protein, which yields MDKPIELTLEQQFSIRSFATQVQNMSHDQAKDFLVKLYEQMVVREATYKELLKHQWGLDSGSSWAA from the coding sequence ATGGACAAGCCTATTGAGTTGACCCTAGAACAGCAATTCAGCATCCGCTCTTTTGCTACTCAGGTACAAAACATGAGCCATGACCAAGCAAAAGATTTTCTTGTCAAGCTCTATGAGCAAATGGTTGTTAGAGAAGCAACCTACAAAGAATTGCTCAAACATCAATGGGGTTTAGACTCAGGTTCTAGCTGGGCAGCTTAG
- a CDS encoding serine/threonine-protein kinase, whose translation MSDPNVGRLLSNRYELKELIGTGAMGRVYCARDVLLGGVPVAVKFLALSVQNKKMRLQERFEREAKTCALLGQKSIHIVRVMDYGVDDHDTPFYVMEYLQGIGLNHIVRKQDLSLPRFLSLARQICLGLQCAHNGIPVDGKTYPIIHRDIKPSNILVVPDASFGELVKILDFGIAKLLQADNNYTNFYLGTLAYSSPEQMEGKELDNRSDIYSLGVMMFEMLTGKMPLIAPTHSFGAWYKAHQTQPPRTFAEVAPTLQLPKQIENLVMGCLAKSPSDRPQNIGKILKVLTSVEQHDFTHTQEKTTNLPAVINPPSVKTNVAHKCDVDSRLSPLSNEIAQQASWPQNKPIADIVFPQPIRLNGELKPALWVMLPQAEIQKRLVCTRYNQFLFITSPHPMLLWITVLYNRKYGSKWLPYYLDLKTNIGQETTHLLVQNGYYRLLLFARETPNHCDHIIISTIASAQRQRLEQWATMSKSLASLDEPQLSKNLLKFEYEKLKPQILAKLQAIDTDSPFDLSG comes from the coding sequence ATGTCAGACCCCAACGTTGGTCGTTTACTCAGCAATCGCTATGAGCTTAAAGAGTTGATTGGAACCGGAGCAATGGGTCGGGTTTATTGTGCTAGGGACGTTTTGTTGGGGGGCGTACCTGTTGCTGTTAAGTTTCTGGCTTTGTCAGTTCAAAATAAAAAAATGCGATTGCAAGAGCGTTTTGAACGAGAAGCAAAAACCTGTGCTTTATTGGGACAAAAAAGTATTCATATTGTTCGGGTGATGGACTATGGCGTAGACGATCACGATACTCCGTTCTACGTCATGGAATATTTACAAGGTATAGGTCTAAACCACATTGTTCGTAAGCAAGATTTATCTTTGCCAAGATTCTTGAGTTTGGCACGTCAAATTTGTTTAGGGTTACAGTGCGCTCATAATGGTATTCCGGTTGATGGTAAAACCTACCCAATTATTCATCGTGATATTAAGCCTAGCAATATATTAGTCGTTCCAGACGCTAGTTTTGGAGAATTAGTCAAAATCCTAGACTTTGGTATTGCTAAATTACTACAGGCGGATAACAATTATACAAATTTCTATTTAGGTACACTAGCTTATTCTTCACCTGAGCAAATGGAGGGTAAGGAACTAGACAACCGCTCTGATATTTATAGTTTGGGCGTGATGATGTTTGAAATGCTCACAGGCAAAATGCCCCTAATCGCGCCAACTCATTCTTTTGGAGCATGGTATAAAGCACACCAAACTCAACCACCACGGACTTTTGCTGAAGTTGCTCCAACATTACAATTACCTAAGCAAATAGAAAATTTGGTGATGGGTTGTCTGGCTAAATCACCAAGCGATCGCCCCCAAAATATCGGTAAAATTCTCAAAGTGCTAACATCTGTTGAACAGCATGATTTCACACATACTCAAGAAAAAACCACTAATTTACCTGCTGTTATCAATCCTCCATCTGTAAAAACTAATGTTGCTCACAAATGTGATGTTGATTCGCGTCTATCTCCATTAAGTAATGAAATTGCACAACAAGCTTCCTGGCCTCAAAATAAACCCATTGCCGATATCGTTTTTCCTCAGCCTATTCGTCTCAACGGGGAATTAAAACCTGCTTTATGGGTGATGCTACCGCAAGCAGAAATTCAAAAGCGTTTAGTTTGTACTCGTTATAATCAGTTTCTTTTCATTACTTCTCCTCACCCCATGCTCTTGTGGATTACTGTCCTCTATAACCGCAAGTATGGTTCTAAATGGCTACCTTATTACCTTGATCTCAAAACAAATATCGGACAGGAAACCACTCACCTACTCGTGCAAAATGGTTACTACCGTCTATTATTATTTGCTAGAGAAACACCAAACCATTGCGATCACATTATAATTTCGACAATTGCTTCTGCTCAACGTCAAAGGCTCGAACAGTGGGCAACAATGAGTAAATCATTAGCGTCTTTAGACGAACCCCAACTTAGCAAAAATTTACTTAAATTTGAGTACGAAAAGCTTAAGCCCCAAATCTTAGCTAAATTACAAGCAATTGATACAGATTCTCCATTCGACCTGTCAGGCTAA
- a CDS encoding anhydro-N-acetylmuramic acid kinase: protein MTRVIGLISGTSVDGIDAALVDISGTDFDLQVELVAGVTYPYQDDLRERILAVCAGQAISMAELAELDDAIAITFAQAAQKIQADHQPATLIGSHGQTVYHRPPGLGKTLPNSQSLGYTLQLGRGAVITQLTGITTVSNFRVADIAAGGQGAPLVSPVDAALFSHPQEARCIQNIGGIGNLTYLPPRQNTQQDKWLEKIRGWDTGPGNSLLDLAIQYLTNGTKTYDENGSWAASGTPCHALVEHWLEQEYFHLPPPKSTGRELFGVDYLQECIKDSKQYQLSSADLLATLTELTAVSIVHNYRSFLPKLPERVFLCGGGGRNLYLKNRLQQLLEPVPVLTTDEVGLSADFKEAIAFAVLAYWRQLGFPGNLPTVTGASKRVLLGELTYSPTSRCGDS from the coding sequence ATGACTCGTGTTATCGGTTTAATCAGTGGCACATCTGTAGATGGTATAGATGCTGCTTTAGTAGATATTTCCGGTACAGACTTTGATTTACAAGTAGAATTGGTAGCCGGAGTAACATATCCCTACCAAGATGATCTTAGAGAACGTATTTTGGCTGTTTGTGCTGGTCAAGCCATCTCAATGGCAGAGTTGGCAGAATTAGATGATGCAATCGCAATTACTTTTGCTCAAGCCGCACAAAAGATTCAGGCTGATCACCAACCAGCTACTTTAATTGGTTCTCACGGTCAAACAGTCTACCATCGACCACCTGGCTTAGGTAAGACTCTTCCTAATTCCCAATCCCTTGGTTACACTCTCCAACTTGGTCGCGGTGCTGTTATTACTCAATTAACGGGCATAACAACTGTAAGTAACTTCCGTGTAGCAGATATTGCTGCTGGTGGTCAAGGTGCGCCCCTTGTATCGCCTGTAGATGCTGCTTTGTTCAGTCATCCTCAAGAAGCACGTTGTATTCAAAATATTGGTGGTATTGGTAATCTTACTTATTTACCTCCTCGGCAAAATACTCAGCAAGATAAGTGGTTAGAAAAGATTCGTGGTTGGGATACAGGGCCAGGAAATAGCCTATTGGATCTGGCAATACAATATCTAACGAATGGCACAAAAACCTATGATGAAAACGGCTCTTGGGCTGCTAGTGGAACCCCTTGCCATGCCCTAGTCGAACATTGGCTTGAGCAAGAGTACTTTCATCTACCACCACCAAAGTCTACAGGTCGAGAATTATTTGGTGTTGATTATCTGCAAGAGTGTATCAAAGATTCTAAACAATACCAACTCAGTTCCGCAGATTTACTAGCAACTCTTACAGAACTAACAGCAGTTTCTATTGTTCATAATTACCGCTCTTTTTTGCCAAAATTGCCAGAAAGAGTATTTTTATGTGGTGGTGGTGGTCGCAATCTTTATTTAAAAAATCGGTTACAACAGCTTTTAGAGCCAGTACCAGTTTTAACAACAGATGAAGTGGGATTGAGCGCAGATTTCAAAGAAGCGATCGCCTTTGCAGTCTTAGCCTACTGGCGACAATTAGGCTTTCCTGGTAACTTACCAACTGTTACTGGAGCAAGCAAACGAGTGTTGTTAGGAGAATTGACATACTCACCGACCTCAAGGTGCGGTGATTCTTGA
- a CDS encoding GNAT family N-acetyltransferase — MTPVYEYSKLANVEDEKKLGEILGQCFIGTPGDQESYINSIGVENFRILHQQGQIVGGLAIIPMGQWWGSQPIPIGGIAAVGIAPEYRGTGAAIAMMRHTLKELHARSVPLSVLYPATQRLYRKAGYEQGGSFCAWEIPCETIPTTEQPLPVVRVDFDIKVLNELYQQKARLINGHLNRHQAIWERLNKPEEQETVYTYLVGSANQPEGYIIFSQHRTENGSILRIKDWVLLTTAALQSFWNFIAGHRSQIEKVRWRSSVVDSLALLLPEQTAKIKSTTRWMLRVIDVVKALEMRGYPPGIEAQLHLEIQDDLFAENNGKFILAVSHGRGEVTSGGKGELQLNVKGLAPLYTGLFTPQQLQLTKKLTATESALLAATQIFTGASPWMPDFF; from the coding sequence ATGACACCTGTATATGAATACAGCAAGCTTGCCAATGTCGAAGATGAGAAAAAATTAGGGGAAATCCTTGGTCAGTGTTTTATTGGCACACCAGGGGATCAAGAAAGCTACATCAACAGTATTGGTGTAGAAAATTTCCGTATCCTGCATCAACAAGGGCAAATAGTTGGGGGACTAGCAATTATCCCGATGGGACAGTGGTGGGGTAGTCAGCCTATACCCATAGGGGGAATTGCTGCTGTTGGTATTGCTCCAGAATATCGTGGGACGGGAGCGGCCATAGCGATGATGCGACACACTCTCAAAGAACTCCATGCCAGGAGTGTACCCCTGTCTGTTCTTTATCCTGCTACTCAACGCCTCTACCGCAAAGCAGGATACGAACAAGGAGGAAGCTTTTGTGCGTGGGAAATTCCTTGTGAGACTATCCCAACCACGGAACAACCACTTCCTGTTGTGCGTGTTGATTTTGATATTAAAGTCTTAAATGAACTTTATCAGCAAAAAGCCAGATTAATTAATGGACATCTAAACCGACATCAAGCAATCTGGGAGAGATTAAACAAACCAGAGGAACAGGAAACAGTCTACACTTATTTAGTTGGTTCAGCCAATCAACCTGAAGGTTATATTATTTTCAGCCAACACCGGACAGAAAATGGTTCGATATTGAGAATTAAAGATTGGGTGTTACTCACAACTGCGGCTTTACAATCTTTCTGGAATTTTATCGCTGGTCATCGATCGCAAATAGAAAAAGTACGCTGGCGCAGTTCTGTTGTTGATTCTCTAGCATTACTGCTACCGGAGCAAACAGCCAAGATCAAATCAACCACACGTTGGATGCTGCGGGTAATAGATGTTGTTAAGGCGCTAGAGATGCGGGGTTATCCACCCGGGATAGAAGCCCAATTGCATTTAGAAATTCAAGATGATTTGTTTGCTGAAAACAACGGTAAATTTATTCTTGCTGTTTCTCATGGTCGTGGTGAAGTGACAAGTGGCGGTAAAGGTGAGTTACAGCTAAATGTTAAAGGACTAGCACCTCTATACACAGGCTTATTTACACCCCAGCAATTACAACTAACCAAGAAATTGACTGCAACAGAATCAGCACTTTTAGCAGCTACACAAATATTTACAGGAGCATCTCCTTGGATGCCAGATTTCTTTTGA
- a CDS encoding DMT family transporter has protein sequence MTKIHQTSGRWRLGLALSLLTAFLWGILPIALSVTLQKLDVYTVTWFRFLVAFVLLAIYLGVQRKLPTHRQISSTSGKLLAIATIFLALNYIFFVQGLALTSPYIAELLIQLAPLLMGLGGLVIFRERYTLIQWLALGILTIGFILFFHEQLLLSFVASSQNTNPSHTHQLFINNKIVFNSYQKYLLGSSLILLASVTWAVYALAQKQLLKSLSSTNIMLIIYGGCTLFFSGFAKPQTILSLDFFHVITLLFCALNTLIAYGAFSEALEHWEASRVSAVLASTPIITLLSVEFISVIVPNLIAPEKLTLVGILGAALVITSSVAIALGKR, from the coding sequence ATGACTAAAATTCATCAAACATCCGGTCGCTGGCGTTTAGGACTAGCATTGTCACTACTCACTGCTTTTTTGTGGGGAATTCTACCCATCGCTTTATCAGTAACATTACAAAAACTAGATGTATACACTGTAACTTGGTTTCGTTTTTTGGTTGCGTTTGTTTTGTTAGCAATTTATTTAGGTGTGCAACGGAAATTACCTACACATAGACAAATAAGTTCTACTTCTGGGAAACTATTAGCGATCGCAACTATTTTTTTAGCTCTTAATTACATTTTTTTCGTCCAAGGTTTGGCGTTAACTTCACCTTATATTGCCGAACTTCTTATCCAATTAGCGCCTTTGCTCATGGGTTTGGGAGGTTTAGTCATTTTCCGAGAACGCTATACACTAATTCAGTGGCTTGCCTTGGGAATTCTAACTATTGGCTTTATTCTGTTTTTTCACGAACAACTTTTGCTATCGTTTGTAGCAAGTTCTCAAAACACTAATCCATCTCATACACATCAACTATTTATAAATAATAAAATTGTTTTTAATTCTTATCAAAAATATCTACTAGGTAGCAGTTTAATTTTATTAGCATCAGTTACATGGGCAGTCTATGCTTTAGCACAAAAGCAGTTATTAAAATCTTTATCTTCTACTAATATAATGTTAATAATTTATGGAGGTTGTACATTATTTTTCTCTGGGTTTGCAAAACCACAAACAATTTTATCTCTTGATTTTTTTCATGTGATAACATTACTATTTTGTGCCTTAAATACTCTGATTGCTTATGGTGCTTTTTCGGAAGCTTTAGAACACTGGGAAGCTTCGCGCGTAAGTGCTGTATTGGCTTCTACTCCGATTATCACTTTATTGTCAGTAGAATTTATATCAGTAATCGTACCTAATTTAATCGCTCCCGAAAAACTGACTCTAGTAGGAATATTAGGAGCAGCTTTAGTTATTACTAGTTCAGTAGCGATCGCTTTGGGTAAACGCTAG